One part of the Anaeromyxobacter sp. Fw109-5 genome encodes these proteins:
- a CDS encoding aspartate ammonia-lyase, with the protein MANDRSRRRRGARRAAPANPRTRVEKDTMGEMTVPADALYGAQTARAVENFPISGLRAHPAFVDGTVRVKLAAARVNARLGLLPRAKARAIEAAAREVLRGEHREHFVVDVYQAGAGTSHNMNVNEVLASRATELLGGRRGQPLVSANDDVNMAQSTNDVVPTAIRLAALELAPATIDALGTLAGTLEEKARAWEGVVKSGRTHLMDATPIRLGQEVSGWAAALRAAGGRIRDALPELSVLGLGGTAVGTGLNAHPRYARLVVAELEALTGVPLTPSPNLFYAMQSLAPVVALSGALRTAALELLRIGGDVRLLGSGPNTGLGELRLPAVQPGSSIMPGKVNPSMAEMLAMVSYQVVAMDAGIAWAASGGQLELNVMMPLVAWDLCHALEILANAVRAFDLRCARGLEADEARARHYAERTVSLATALAPRLGYAAAAEIVKESVRTGRSIVEVAVSRGGLTEREARRILDPGKLTRPGRA; encoded by the coding sequence ATGGCAAACGATCGTTCCCGGCGCCGTCGCGGCGCGCGGCGCGCGGCGCCCGCGAATCCGCGGACGCGCGTGGAGAAGGACACCATGGGCGAGATGACGGTGCCCGCCGACGCGCTCTACGGCGCGCAGACGGCCCGCGCCGTCGAGAACTTCCCCATCTCCGGCCTCCGCGCCCACCCGGCGTTCGTCGACGGCACCGTGCGCGTGAAGCTCGCGGCGGCGCGCGTGAACGCCAGGCTGGGGCTCCTGCCCCGCGCGAAGGCGCGGGCCATCGAGGCGGCCGCGCGCGAGGTCCTCCGGGGCGAGCACCGCGAGCACTTCGTGGTGGACGTCTACCAGGCCGGCGCGGGCACCTCGCACAACATGAACGTGAACGAGGTCCTCGCGAGCCGCGCGACGGAGCTCCTGGGCGGGCGGCGCGGGCAGCCGCTCGTCTCCGCGAACGACGACGTCAACATGGCGCAGTCCACGAACGACGTCGTCCCCACCGCCATCCGGCTCGCCGCGCTCGAGCTCGCGCCCGCCACCATCGACGCGCTCGGCACGCTCGCCGGTACGCTCGAGGAGAAGGCGCGCGCGTGGGAGGGCGTCGTGAAGTCCGGGCGCACGCACCTCATGGACGCGACGCCGATCCGGCTCGGGCAGGAGGTCTCCGGCTGGGCCGCCGCCCTCCGCGCCGCCGGAGGGCGGATCCGGGACGCGCTGCCGGAGCTCTCGGTCCTCGGCCTCGGCGGCACCGCCGTCGGCACGGGGCTGAACGCCCATCCGCGCTACGCGAGGCTCGTGGTCGCGGAGCTCGAGGCGCTGACCGGCGTCCCGCTCACCCCGTCGCCGAACCTGTTCTACGCGATGCAGTCGCTCGCTCCGGTCGTGGCGCTCTCCGGCGCGCTCCGCACCGCCGCGCTCGAGCTGCTCCGCATCGGGGGCGACGTCCGGCTCCTGGGCAGCGGCCCGAACACCGGCCTCGGCGAGCTGAGGCTCCCGGCGGTGCAGCCTGGCTCGTCCATCATGCCCGGCAAGGTGAACCCGTCGATGGCCGAGATGCTCGCCATGGTGTCCTACCAGGTGGTCGCGATGGACGCGGGGATCGCCTGGGCCGCGAGCGGCGGGCAGCTCGAGCTGAACGTCATGATGCCGCTCGTCGCGTGGGACCTCTGCCACGCGCTCGAGATCCTCGCGAACGCCGTGCGCGCGTTCGACCTCCGCTGCGCGCGCGGGCTCGAGGCCGACGAGGCGCGGGCCCGTCACTACGCGGAGCGCACGGTGAGCCTCGCGACCGCGCTCGCGCCGCGGCTCGGGTACGCCGCCGCCGCCGAGATCGTGAAGGAGTCGGTGCGGACCGGCCGCTCCATCGTGGAGGTGGCCGTGTCCCGCGGCGGCCTGACGGAGCGGGAGGCCCGGCGGATCCTGGATCCAGGCAAGCTCACGCGGCCTGGCAGGGCTTGA
- a CDS encoding general secretion pathway protein GspE, with protein MPRLGELLVQEGTCDPDAIRGALRNQVIFGGRLGTNLLEMGAIAEDALAAALGRRHRLPALCGELPLEPKALSLLRAEVADRHDVVPYLVADRRLAILACDPSNLRMLDEVAFATGKQVHPIVVPEARLWTLLRRAYGVARQLRGIDVEFGSLKDGGAPAVAPRAAPPPPGAAPDLLGEGDFEALYARRGAFELQPPRGRAMGSGPDQAGRPPLAGGTAARGPAPAAAEPAGGAARDEPPDDIIELTDLLCPDDEVPLAADLLASLARVPGHAPPARLVAPAAPREEPEPTPLRFEDALRALEGVTDRGAIARTVLRYARSHFRRAVLLTVNRDVAQGWAGLGEGVGADQVRRLRLPLGAPGIVDTVVRTRAHFLGPIPKTEANIRLLKRLGGGVPGNAFLVPILALGRVVNVFYADDGRGGVLDAAGVGELLILATRIAKSYETLVARVR; from the coding sequence GTGCCACGCCTCGGCGAGCTGCTCGTGCAGGAGGGGACGTGCGATCCGGACGCGATCCGCGGCGCGCTCCGCAACCAGGTCATCTTCGGCGGACGGCTGGGGACGAACCTCCTGGAGATGGGCGCGATCGCCGAGGACGCGCTCGCCGCGGCGCTGGGCCGGCGCCACCGGCTGCCCGCGCTCTGCGGCGAGCTCCCGCTCGAGCCGAAGGCCCTCTCGCTCCTGCGCGCAGAGGTCGCCGACCGCCACGACGTCGTGCCCTACCTCGTCGCGGATCGCCGCCTCGCGATCCTCGCCTGCGATCCCTCGAACCTCCGCATGCTCGACGAGGTCGCCTTCGCCACCGGCAAGCAGGTGCACCCCATCGTCGTGCCGGAGGCGCGCCTCTGGACGCTCCTCAGGCGAGCCTACGGCGTCGCGCGGCAGCTCCGCGGCATCGACGTGGAGTTCGGGTCGCTGAAGGACGGGGGGGCACCCGCGGTCGCGCCGCGCGCCGCCCCCCCTCCGCCCGGCGCCGCCCCGGACCTCCTCGGCGAGGGGGACTTCGAGGCGCTCTACGCGCGGAGGGGCGCGTTCGAGCTCCAGCCGCCCCGGGGACGGGCGATGGGGAGTGGGCCGGACCAGGCCGGTCGCCCTCCGCTCGCCGGCGGGACCGCGGCGCGCGGTCCGGCTCCGGCCGCCGCCGAGCCCGCCGGGGGAGCGGCGCGGGACGAGCCGCCGGACGACATCATCGAGCTCACGGACCTCCTGTGCCCGGACGACGAGGTGCCCCTCGCCGCCGACCTGCTCGCGTCCCTCGCGCGCGTCCCCGGCCACGCGCCGCCCGCCCGCCTCGTCGCGCCCGCCGCGCCGCGCGAGGAGCCCGAGCCGACCCCGCTCCGGTTCGAGGACGCGCTCCGCGCGCTCGAGGGCGTGACCGATCGCGGCGCCATCGCCCGCACCGTGCTGCGGTACGCCCGCTCCCACTTCCGGCGCGCCGTGCTCCTCACCGTGAATCGGGACGTCGCGCAGGGCTGGGCGGGGCTCGGGGAGGGGGTCGGCGCCGACCAGGTGCGCCGCCTCCGCCTCCCGCTCGGCGCGCCCGGCATCGTGGACACCGTGGTGCGGACCCGGGCCCACTTCCTCGGCCCGATCCCCAAGACCGAGGCGAACATCCGGCTCCTCAAGCGGCTCGGCGGCGGCGTGCCCGGAAACGCCTTCCTCGTGCCGATCCTGGCGCTCGGGAGGGTGGTGAACGTCTTCTACGCCGACGACGGCCGCGGCGGGGTCCTGGACGCGGCGGGGGTGGGGGAGCTCCTCATCCTCGCGACCCGGATCGCGAAGAGCTACGAGACGCTCGTCGCCCGCGTGCGGTAG
- a CDS encoding DJ-1/PfpI family protein, which produces MSAKKILMLVGDFVEDYEAMVPYQILTMVGHTVHTVCPGKKAGDTVKTAVHDFVGDQTYVELPGHRFAVTATFEEIRPGDYDALVVPGGRAPEYLRLDPRVIELVQTFARDDKPIAAICHGPQILAAAGILKGKACIAYPAVGPECAAAGARFGEVNATASNALTDGKLVTAPAWPAHPEWMRQFLKVLGSRIEA; this is translated from the coding sequence ATGTCCGCGAAGAAGATCCTCATGCTCGTCGGCGACTTCGTCGAGGACTACGAGGCGATGGTGCCGTACCAGATCCTGACGATGGTCGGCCACACGGTCCACACGGTCTGCCCCGGCAAGAAGGCGGGCGACACGGTGAAGACCGCGGTGCACGACTTCGTGGGCGACCAGACCTACGTCGAGCTGCCCGGCCACCGCTTCGCGGTCACCGCCACGTTCGAGGAGATCCGCCCGGGCGACTACGACGCGCTCGTCGTCCCCGGCGGGCGCGCGCCGGAGTACCTGCGGCTCGACCCGCGCGTGATCGAGCTCGTCCAGACCTTCGCGCGCGACGACAAGCCCATCGCGGCCATCTGCCATGGCCCGCAGATCCTGGCCGCCGCGGGGATCCTGAAGGGCAAGGCGTGCATCGCCTACCCCGCCGTCGGCCCGGAGTGCGCCGCGGCCGGCGCGCGCTTCGGCGAGGTGAACGCCACGGCGTCGAACGCGCTCACCGACGGTAAGCTCGTCACGGCGCCGGCGTGGCCGGCGCACCCGGAGTGGATGCGCCAGTTCTTGAAGGTGCTCGGGTCGCGGATCGAGGCGTGA
- a CDS encoding glutamine--tRNA ligase/YqeY domain fusion protein yields the protein MSDAPRPQNFLAEIVEADLRAGRNGGRVVTRFPPEPNGFLHIGHAKSILLNFGLARAYGGRTHLRFDDTNPVTEETEYVEAIQADVRWLGCEWGEHLYYASGFFERMYECAERLVRDGKAYVDTQTQDEIREQRGSFERPGVNSPFRDRPPAESLDLLRRMRGGELPDGAAVLRARIDMAHPNVLLRDPLLYRIRHASHHRTGDTWCIYPMYDFAHPLEDAFEGVTHSICTLEFESNRELYDWVLDNLGPWDPRPRQYEFARLALGYTVLSKRKLLQLVNERRVAGWDDPRMPTIAGMRRRGVTPEALRDFAELIGVAKNNSVVDIGKLEFAIRADLEGRTPRALAVLNPLPLVVESWPADRTEELDVPWWPAEPQRGGSRKVPFGRELLIERDDFSEAPPKDWKRLAPGREVRLAGGYVVRCEGVVRDASGAIAAVRCTHDPASRGEGERRKVAGTIHWVHATRSAPAEVRLYDRLFGAEQPDAEPDFLAALNPRSLAVTAGARVEPALAAAASGTRWQFLRQGYFFVDPVDSRPGAPVFNRTITLKDTWAARSAAAKPVERRTRREPAPGARGDGGPTTAEQGAAARRSRADLRAEARAANPELAARHARYTGPLALPEEEADLLSGDPSLATWFDAALAVHPSARSVARWLLNDLLGAARDRALESLPLGPGAFGRLVALVDAGRLTPAAGKALLAELVEKGGEPEARMKALGLEKVEDRGAVEAAVARALEARRAEADRYRAGEKKLFGVLVGAAMRETGGAADAALVRQVLEEKLR from the coding sequence ATGAGCGACGCACCGCGCCCCCAGAACTTCCTCGCCGAGATCGTCGAGGCGGACCTCCGCGCCGGCAGGAACGGCGGCCGGGTCGTCACGCGCTTCCCGCCCGAGCCGAACGGCTTCCTCCACATCGGCCACGCGAAGTCGATCCTCCTCAACTTCGGCCTCGCCCGGGCCTACGGCGGCCGCACCCACCTGCGCTTCGACGACACGAACCCGGTCACCGAGGAGACCGAGTACGTCGAGGCCATCCAGGCGGACGTGCGCTGGCTCGGGTGCGAGTGGGGCGAGCACCTCTACTACGCGTCGGGCTTCTTCGAGCGGATGTACGAGTGCGCCGAGCGGCTGGTCCGAGACGGCAAGGCGTACGTCGACACCCAGACGCAGGACGAGATCCGCGAGCAGCGCGGCAGCTTCGAGCGGCCGGGCGTGAACAGCCCGTTCCGTGACCGTCCCCCGGCGGAGAGCCTCGACCTGCTCCGGCGCATGCGCGGGGGTGAGCTCCCGGACGGCGCGGCGGTGCTGCGGGCCCGGATCGACATGGCACACCCGAACGTGCTCCTGCGCGATCCGCTGCTCTACCGGATCCGGCACGCGAGCCACCACCGCACGGGCGACACCTGGTGCATCTACCCGATGTACGACTTCGCCCATCCGCTGGAGGACGCGTTCGAGGGCGTGACGCACTCCATCTGCACGCTCGAGTTCGAGTCGAACCGCGAGCTGTACGACTGGGTGCTCGACAACCTCGGCCCGTGGGATCCGCGGCCGCGGCAGTACGAGTTCGCGCGGCTCGCGCTCGGCTACACGGTGCTATCGAAGCGGAAGCTCCTCCAGCTCGTGAACGAGCGGCGCGTGGCGGGCTGGGACGACCCGCGCATGCCCACCATCGCCGGGATGCGCCGGCGGGGGGTGACGCCCGAGGCGCTCCGCGACTTCGCCGAGCTCATCGGCGTCGCGAAGAACAACAGCGTCGTCGACATCGGCAAGCTCGAGTTCGCCATCCGCGCCGACCTCGAGGGACGGACGCCGCGCGCGCTCGCGGTGCTGAACCCGCTGCCGCTCGTCGTCGAGAGCTGGCCGGCGGACCGGACCGAGGAGCTGGACGTCCCGTGGTGGCCCGCCGAGCCGCAGCGCGGCGGGAGCCGCAAGGTGCCGTTCGGCCGCGAGCTCCTCATCGAGCGGGACGACTTCTCCGAGGCGCCGCCGAAGGACTGGAAGCGGCTCGCCCCCGGCCGCGAGGTGCGCCTCGCGGGCGGCTACGTGGTCCGCTGCGAGGGCGTGGTGCGCGACGCGTCGGGCGCGATCGCCGCGGTCCGCTGCACGCACGATCCCGCCTCGCGCGGCGAGGGCGAGCGGCGCAAGGTGGCGGGGACGATCCACTGGGTCCACGCGACGCGCTCGGCGCCCGCGGAGGTCCGGCTGTACGACCGGCTCTTCGGCGCCGAGCAGCCCGACGCGGAGCCGGACTTCCTCGCGGCCCTCAACCCTCGCTCGCTGGCGGTGACGGCCGGCGCGCGCGTGGAGCCTGCCCTCGCCGCGGCCGCCTCCGGCACCCGCTGGCAGTTCCTGCGGCAGGGCTACTTCTTCGTGGACCCGGTGGACTCGCGCCCGGGGGCGCCCGTGTTCAACCGGACCATCACGCTCAAGGACACCTGGGCGGCGCGCTCCGCCGCGGCGAAGCCGGTGGAGCGACGCACCCGCCGCGAGCCCGCTCCCGGCGCGCGGGGCGACGGTGGTCCGACGACGGCGGAGCAGGGAGCCGCTGCGCGGAGGAGCCGGGCGGACCTGCGGGCCGAGGCGCGCGCCGCGAACCCGGAGCTCGCGGCGCGCCACGCGCGCTACACGGGGCCGCTCGCGCTCCCGGAGGAGGAGGCCGACCTCCTCTCCGGCGACCCCTCGCTCGCGACGTGGTTCGACGCCGCGCTCGCGGTCCACCCGAGCGCCCGCTCGGTGGCGCGCTGGCTGCTGAACGACCTCCTCGGCGCCGCGCGGGATCGCGCGCTCGAATCGCTCCCGCTCGGGCCGGGCGCCTTCGGCCGGCTCGTGGCGCTCGTCGACGCCGGCCGCCTCACGCCCGCGGCGGGCAAGGCGCTCCTCGCCGAGCTCGTGGAGAAGGGCGGAGAGCCCGAGGCGCGCATGAAGGCGCTCGGGCTCGAGAAGGTGGAGGACCGCGGCGCGGTCGAGGCCGCCGTCGCGCGGGCGCTCGAGGCGCGCCGGGCCGAGGCCGACCGTTACCGCGCCGGAGAGAAGAAGCTGTTCGGCGTGCTGGTCGGCGCGGCGATGCGCGAGACCGGCGGCGCGGCGGACGCGGCGCTGGTGCGGCAGGTCCTGGAGGAGAAGCTGCGATAG
- the gltX gene encoding glutamate--tRNA ligase, which yields MDKPRVRFAPSPTGYLHIGGARTALFNWLWARRNGGTFVLRIEDTDRERSTQAAVDAIFDGLRWLGLDWDEGPDVGGPHGPYFQTQRLEIYKTHAEKLIREGKAYACYCTKDVLDAQRKQAEAEKRQFRYPGTCRELPYDPSRPHVIRFRVPQTGSKTFVDLVKGPIETPYEVLQDEVILRGDGVPLYNFGAVVDDVTMAINLVARGDDHVNNTARQILMYEALGYPAPRFAHLPMILGADKTRLSKRHGATSVTAYRDMGYLPEAVVNYLVRLGWSHGDQELFTRDELVRFFDFKDVGATAGVFNQDKMAWVNHEWLKKLSDEELARRALPYFQAAGLPAADDAKLRHVCAVARERARTFGEYVQQFRYFYAPVQLDPKAKDKFLTQDTRPILEAIRAGIAALEALETAALEKLFHDEAAKRGLGLGKVAQPVRVALTGGTASPGMYDVLQILGKDEALRRLDDALRIIG from the coding sequence GAGGACACGGACCGCGAGCGCTCCACCCAGGCGGCGGTGGACGCGATCTTCGATGGGCTGCGCTGGCTCGGCCTCGACTGGGACGAGGGACCCGACGTCGGCGGTCCACACGGGCCGTACTTCCAGACGCAGCGGCTCGAGATCTACAAGACCCACGCGGAGAAGCTCATCCGCGAGGGCAAGGCGTACGCCTGCTATTGCACGAAGGACGTCCTCGACGCGCAGCGGAAGCAGGCCGAGGCGGAGAAGCGCCAGTTCCGCTATCCCGGCACCTGCCGGGAGCTCCCCTACGACCCGTCCCGGCCGCACGTCATCCGCTTCCGGGTGCCGCAGACCGGCTCCAAGACGTTCGTCGATCTCGTGAAGGGACCGATCGAGACGCCCTACGAGGTGCTGCAGGACGAGGTGATCCTCCGCGGCGACGGCGTCCCGCTCTACAACTTCGGCGCGGTCGTCGACGACGTGACGATGGCGATCAACCTCGTCGCCCGCGGCGACGACCACGTGAACAACACCGCCCGTCAGATCCTCATGTACGAGGCGCTCGGGTATCCCGCCCCCCGCTTCGCGCACCTGCCGATGATCCTGGGGGCGGACAAGACGCGCCTCTCGAAGCGCCACGGCGCGACCAGCGTCACGGCCTATCGCGACATGGGCTACCTGCCCGAGGCGGTGGTGAACTACCTCGTGCGCCTCGGCTGGTCGCACGGCGACCAGGAGCTCTTCACCCGCGACGAGCTCGTCCGCTTCTTCGACTTCAAGGACGTGGGGGCGACCGCGGGCGTGTTCAACCAGGACAAGATGGCCTGGGTGAACCACGAGTGGCTGAAGAAGCTCTCCGACGAGGAGCTCGCGCGGCGGGCGCTGCCCTACTTCCAGGCCGCGGGGCTCCCCGCCGCGGACGACGCCAAGCTGCGCCACGTGTGCGCCGTGGCCCGCGAGCGCGCCCGCACCTTCGGCGAGTACGTGCAGCAGTTCCGCTACTTCTACGCCCCCGTCCAGCTCGACCCCAAGGCGAAGGACAAGTTCCTCACCCAGGACACGAGGCCCATCCTCGAGGCCATCCGGGCCGGGATCGCGGCGCTGGAGGCGCTCGAGACGGCCGCGCTCGAGAAGCTCTTCCACGACGAGGCGGCGAAGCGCGGGCTAGGCCTCGGCAAGGTCGCGCAGCCGGTGCGGGTGGCGCTCACCGGCGGCACGGCCTCCCCCGGCATGTACGACGTCCTCCAGATCCTCGGGAAGGACGAGGCGCTGCGGCGGCTCGACGACGCGCTCCGGATCATCGGGTAG